In Arachis hypogaea cultivar Tifrunner chromosome 2, arahy.Tifrunner.gnm2.J5K5, whole genome shotgun sequence, a genomic segment contains:
- the LOC112749629 gene encoding protein OCTOPUS yields MNPTALSSHQPPPPPPPLQQQQQQQQQPQPLRTCPRHPQEKFTGFCPECLCERLAELNPNNTNSNTPLPRKPPTSSTAAAALRAIFRPSSTASAKDNTTTTSSRPPTSSFLPELRRTKSFSASKNEALSGAFEPQRRSCDVRARNSTLWNLFTQEAEKKSQQNKEASEAEATNQVSVVETKEEEEEGEEEEEVKEVELVVEEEENLDRNDVVEEEEDEIRALEEPNVNVIEEGVGEIVVEEEEQELKAMKDHIDLDSSNSQPKKDSKIAGSLWSAASVFSKKLQKWRQKQKMKKRRNGVVDGGSGDCGPAALPVEKPIGRQFRDTQSEIADYGFGRRSCDTDPRFSLDAGRMSLDAGRMSFDDPRYSFDEPRASWDGYLLGRTAFPRAMPTMLSVVEDSPAAVIPPVHPLRTDTQIPVEEPLNSVNGDDTVPGGTAQTREYYSDSSSRRRKSFERSNSMRRSSVSSLVGEMDELKCGSIANNSNPNVNGNAKVTPAGVDYVNGPKLAFLDRDLSSNSARDDCCSESFDIGFADTASVVGNGDRKEQKKSRRWGKGWSIWGLIHRKGGNGGGNKDDDDDRYSRANGVERSYSESWQHLRGVQNGDPRSAFSGRIFRSNSSVSWRNAQSIGGGSFGSVRRNCVVQGNGNGKKGKDEFVLERNRSARYSPNHADNNGLLRFYLTPMRGSRRNGSVKSRSSQAHSIARSVLRLY; encoded by the coding sequence ATGAATCCCACAGCACTATCATCACACCaaccaccaccgccaccaccgccattgcagcagcaacaacaacaacaacaacaaccacaacctcTTCGCACCTGCCCCCGCCACCCTCAAGAAAAATTCACGGGCTTCTGCCCTGAATGCCTCTGTGAACGCCTCGCCGAACTCAACCCAAACAACACCAACTCCAACACTCCTCTCCCCCGCAAGCCACCTACTTCCTCCACCGCTGCCGCCGCACTTAGAGCAATCTTCCGTCCTTCCTCCACTGCCTCCGCAAAagacaacaccaccaccaccagcagcaGGCCGCCTACCTCTTCTTTCTTGCCGGAGCTCCGTCGAACGAAATCATTTTCGGCTTCCAAGAACGAAGCCTTATCCGGCGCGTTCGAGCCGCAGAGAAGATCCTGCGACGTTAGGGCTCGAAATAGCACACTCTGGAATCTCTTCACGCAAGAGGCGGAGAAGAAATCACAGCAGAACAAGGAAGCTTCAGAAGCTGAAGCAACAAATCAGGTATCAGTAGTTGAaacaaaggaagaagaagaagaaggagaagaagaagaggaggtaaAAGAAGTTGAACtagtagttgaagaagaagaaaatctcgACCGAAACGACGtggttgaggaagaagaggacgaAATTAGGGCTCTTGAGGAACCCAATGTGAATGTGATTGAAGAAGGAGTTGGGGAAAttgttgttgaagaagaagagcaagagTTGAAGGCAATGAAGGACCACATAGATCTCGATTCTTCCAATTCACAGCCAAAGAAGGATTCCAAGATCGCCGGTAGTCTCTGGTCAGCGGCTTCGGTGTTCAGCAAGAAGCTGCAGAAATGGAGACAGAAGCAGAAGATGAAGAAGCGTCGAAACGGCGTCGTTGACGGCGGTTCCGGCGACTGCGGACCCGCCGCACTTCCGGTGGAGAAGCCAATCGGACGGCAGTTCCGGGACACACAATCGGAGATCGCTGACTACGGCTTCGGCCGACGGTCCTGCGATACCGATCCAAGATTCTCCCTGGATGCGGGCCGGATGTCGTTAGACGCCGGCCGGATGTCATTCGACGATCCAAGGTACTCGTTCGACGAGCCGCGGGCTTCGTGGGACGGGTACCTTCTCGGAAGGACGGCCTTTCCGAGGGCAATGCCGACCATGCTGTCGGTGGTGGAAGATTCACCGGCGGCCGTAATTCCACCGGTGCATCCTCTGAGGACTGATACTCAAATTCCTGTTGAGGAACCGTTGAATTCGGTTAATGGGGATGATACTGTTCCTGGTGGAACTGCACAGACCAGAGAGTATTACTCTGATTCATCCTCTAGGAGGAGGAAGAGCTTTGAGAGGTCCAATTCGATGAGAAGATCATCGGTTTCTTCGCTTGTTGGGGAAATGGATGAGCTGAAATGTGGCAGCATTGCcaataattctaatcctaatgtcAATGGAAATGCTAAGGTCACCCCTGCTggtgttgattatgtcaatggccccAAATTGGCCTTCCTTGATAGGGATTTGAGCTCGAATTCGGCGAGGGATGATTGCTGTTCTGAGAGCTTTGATATTGGATTTGCGGATACTGCTTCTGTTGTAGGGAACGGCGACCGGAAGGAGCAGAAAAAGTCGCGACGGTGGGGTAAAGGGTGGAGCATTTGGGGTCTTATTCACCGGAAAGGTGGTAATGGTGGTGGGAacaaggatgatgatgatgataggtATAGTAGGGCTAATGGGGTCGAGCGATCGTACTCAGAATCATGGCAGCACCTAAGAGGGGTTCAGAATGGAGATCCAAGAAGTGCCTTCAGTGGCAGGATATTTAGGAGCAATAGCAGTGTGAGTTGGAGGAATGCACAAAGCATAGGTGGTGGATCGTTTGGCTCTGTGAGAAGGAATTGTGTTGTTCAAGgtaatggtaatggaaagaagGGTAAAGATGAATTTGTGTTGGAAAGGAATAGAAGTGCAAGGTATTCTCCTAACCATGCTGACAACAATGGCCTTTTGAGGTTCTACTTGACCCCCATGAGAGGTAGCAGAAGAAATGGGTCTGTGAAAAGTAGATCAAGCCAGGCACATTCAATTGCTAGAAGCGTTCTTCGATTGTATTGA